A genomic segment from Limosilactobacillus sp. encodes:
- a CDS encoding exopolyphosphatase: protein MKNSLTAVIYLEPDQVSLRILELPKGRVINDVRSGELMVGRGNIANYAQNMEAIVNNLEGFKQLLKDYQVEDVHFYGAIEDLDPVDARYVGDQLEVRTGLKVQWLNNNQLMAQTMGCVVTTLPEFKELSKHCLYLLTLGLDTVTLAFFHHGNFEKQWDLDLGGAKISRLVQRLRQTTTNPQEIIQDYINSKLEYISPELKRKKRTVLLIQNAPVLNHHYIPRGEHLAEVPEAPLDKVDQELGIRPGSHGAWISSALTDAERRVNLPNYLVIARTAHLVHPLSIYVTDISMMDGLVNGTIDAGAQSQINTMIRTSADDIAQRYGIDMAHQEFVTKFACQFFDQLRPIHRLDNHARLLLEIASKVDDIGNFINQKGHYRHSAYILEANPLIGLSDKDNQIIAEVARYHSAESPTATQAHYRHMDDDIQLTVAKLAAILRLVDALDDSRQQKISAIKLKLTSDQVLKIKATANDDLVLEKWSFSKKSKLFNDVFGIQPVLIERGEN, encoded by the coding sequence GTGAAGAATTCATTGACTGCAGTGATTTATTTGGAGCCTGACCAGGTAAGCCTGCGCATCTTGGAACTGCCCAAGGGCCGGGTGATTAATGACGTCCGTTCGGGAGAACTGATGGTTGGCAGGGGCAACATTGCCAACTATGCCCAAAACATGGAAGCCATTGTGAACAACCTGGAGGGCTTCAAGCAGCTGCTGAAAGATTATCAAGTTGAAGACGTTCATTTCTACGGGGCAATTGAGGACCTTGATCCGGTCGACGCCCGTTACGTCGGCGATCAACTGGAGGTCCGGACCGGCCTGAAGGTACAGTGGCTCAACAACAACCAGCTGATGGCCCAGACGATGGGCTGCGTTGTGACCACCCTGCCTGAATTCAAGGAATTAAGCAAGCACTGCCTGTACCTGCTGACGCTGGGGCTGGACACGGTAACGCTGGCCTTCTTCCACCACGGCAATTTTGAAAAGCAGTGGGACCTCGATCTCGGGGGTGCCAAGATCAGCCGGCTCGTCCAGCGGCTCCGGCAGACGACCACGAACCCGCAGGAAATTATTCAGGACTACATCAACTCCAAACTGGAGTACATTTCACCTGAACTGAAGCGGAAGAAGCGGACGGTGCTGCTGATTCAAAACGCACCGGTTCTCAACCATCACTACATTCCACGTGGTGAGCACCTGGCAGAGGTTCCCGAAGCACCATTGGACAAGGTCGATCAGGAATTGGGCATTCGGCCGGGCAGCCACGGCGCTTGGATCAGCAGTGCGCTGACTGATGCGGAGCGGCGGGTTAACCTGCCGAACTACCTGGTCATTGCCCGGACCGCCCACCTGGTTCACCCGTTGAGCATCTACGTTACCGATATTTCGATGATGGATGGGCTGGTCAACGGGACGATCGACGCGGGCGCCCAGAGTCAGATCAATACGATGATCCGGACCTCGGCCGACGACATTGCCCAGCGTTACGGGATTGACATGGCCCACCAGGAGTTCGTGACCAAGTTTGCCTGCCAGTTCTTCGACCAGTTGCGGCCGATTCACCGGTTGGATAACCATGCCCGCCTGCTGCTGGAGATCGCCAGCAAGGTCGACGACATCGGGAACTTCATTAACCAGAAGGGCCACTACCGGCACTCAGCCTACATCCTGGAGGCTAACCCACTGATCGGACTGTCGGATAAGGATAACCAGATTATCGCCGAGGTGGCCCGTTACCACAGTGCCGAGTCGCCAACGGCCACCCAGGCCCACTATCGGCACATGGACGACGACATTCAATTGACGGTGGCCAAACTGGCGGCCATCCTGCGGTTAGTTGACGCACTGGATGACTCACGCCAGCAGAAGATCTCGGCCATTAAGTTAAAGCTGACGAGCGACCAGGTATTGAAGATCAAGGCCACGGCTAACGACGACCTAGTCCTTGAAAAGTGGTCATTTAGCAAGAAATCCAAGCTATTCAATGACGTCTTCGGCATTCAGCCGGTATTAATTGAGAGGGGCGAAAACTAA
- the rsmI gene encoding 16S rRNA (cytidine(1402)-2'-O)-methyltransferase encodes MQQISSFKNQTGGCLYLVPTPIGNLDDMTFRAIKTLRDVDLIAAEDTRHTQQLLNHFEISTREISFHEHNTEQRIPELIAKLKDGQKIAQCSDAGMPSISDPGKELVAAAVKEGIPVVPLPGANAGLTALIASGLVPQPFYFYGFLERKHQQQVTALEELVNRPETMIFYEAPHRLKKTLAAMAEVFGDERPAVLARELTKRYEEFSRGSLGELRDWFESHEARGEFVVLVAGNPHPNKQEDEGRPQSLQEQIDAAIVDGLSTNAAIKLVAKRNGIKRQDLYKQYHNL; translated from the coding sequence ATGCAACAGATTAGCAGTTTCAAAAATCAAACGGGGGGTTGCCTCTACCTGGTACCAACCCCGATTGGCAACCTTGATGACATGACTTTTCGGGCGATCAAAACCCTCCGTGACGTCGACCTGATCGCCGCCGAGGACACCCGACACACCCAGCAGCTGCTCAACCACTTTGAGATCAGCACCCGGGAGATCAGCTTTCACGAACACAACACCGAGCAGCGCATCCCCGAGTTGATCGCCAAGCTCAAGGACGGGCAAAAGATCGCCCAGTGCAGCGACGCGGGGATGCCGTCGATTTCGGACCCCGGCAAGGAGCTGGTGGCCGCGGCGGTCAAGGAGGGAATTCCGGTCGTTCCACTGCCGGGTGCCAATGCCGGGCTGACGGCACTGATTGCCTCTGGCTTAGTTCCCCAACCCTTCTACTTTTATGGCTTCCTAGAGCGCAAGCACCAGCAGCAGGTGACCGCCTTAGAAGAACTGGTCAACCGGCCGGAGACGATGATCTTCTACGAGGCCCCACACCGCCTGAAAAAGACCCTGGCGGCGATGGCCGAGGTCTTTGGAGACGAGCGACCGGCCGTCCTCGCCCGGGAGTTGACCAAGCGCTACGAAGAGTTCAGCCGGGGAAGTCTCGGCGAGTTGCGGGACTGGTTTGAAAGCCACGAGGCCCGGGGCGAATTTGTCGTCCTCGTGGCGGGGAACCCGCATCCAAATAAACAAGAAGACGAGGGTCGGCCCCAATCGCTTCAGGAACAGATCGACGCGGCGATTGTCGACGGCCTGTCGACCAACGCCGCTATTAAGCTGGTGGCCAAACGTAACGGGATCAAGCGTCAGGACCTCTACAAGCAGTACCACAACCTCTAG
- the recR gene encoding recombination mediator RecR — protein MQYPEPLAKLIESYTKLPGIGQKTATRLAFYTLGMEDDDVTNFAKSLLSAKRDLHPCSICGNITEDDPCPICKDKTRDRSQILVVEQSQDIMAMERMHEYHGLYHVLEGVISPVAGTGPEDINITSLLKRLKANDEVKEVIIATNASADGELTAGYLAKLIKPAGIKVTRLAHGLSVGADIDYADEMTLFKAVQGRTEM, from the coding sequence ATGCAGTACCCGGAACCCCTTGCCAAGCTGATTGAGAGCTACACCAAGCTCCCGGGAATCGGACAGAAAACGGCAACCCGGTTGGCCTTTTACACGCTGGGCATGGAGGATGACGACGTGACCAATTTTGCCAAGTCGCTTCTCTCCGCCAAGCGGGACCTGCATCCCTGCAGCATCTGCGGCAACATCACCGAGGACGATCCCTGCCCGATCTGCAAGGACAAGACCCGTGATCGTTCCCAGATCCTGGTGGTGGAACAGTCCCAAGACATCATGGCGATGGAGCGGATGCACGAATATCATGGTCTCTACCATGTCTTAGAGGGCGTGATCTCGCCCGTTGCCGGAACCGGCCCGGAGGACATTAACATCACCAGCCTGTTGAAGCGGCTGAAGGCCAACGACGAGGTCAAGGAGGTCATCATCGCCACCAACGCCTCCGCGGATGGGGAACTGACGGCCGGATACTTGGCCAAGCTGATCAAACCGGCGGGGATCAAGGTCACCCGCCTGGCCCACGGGCTTTCGGTCGGGGCCGACATTGACTACGCCGATGAGATGACGCTTTTTAAGGCGGTTCAAGGACGAACGGAGATGTAA
- a CDS encoding acyl-[acyl-carrier-protein] thioesterase: MDLQQNKQTYEMPHLLTYYECDDTGRPSLSMVLSMMTMVSDAHSMSLGMDTATVQSTGGAWVITAYEGEFTKEQPTFGDTVILGTRALAYNRFFALREFWLTDPDHRIKYAHFRANFVFMNLEKRRLMSIPEELISRFDSPQEKRLPRLAQPAEVTEPAKEQEYRVRYFDIDVNHHVNNARYFDWLLDPLGSQFLRTHHLTRMAIKYEHEVREGATVTSRCQVLDEPGQLTSRHAIVVDGQTCAQAEFHWA; encoded by the coding sequence ATGGATTTACAACAAAACAAGCAAACCTATGAAATGCCCCACCTGTTGACCTATTACGAGTGTGACGATACCGGTCGCCCCAGCCTCAGCATGGTATTGAGCATGATGACGATGGTTTCCGATGCCCACAGCATGTCACTGGGGATGGATACCGCGACGGTGCAGTCCACCGGGGGTGCCTGGGTGATTACCGCCTACGAGGGGGAGTTCACCAAAGAGCAGCCAACCTTTGGCGACACCGTGATCCTGGGGACCCGGGCCCTAGCTTATAACCGCTTCTTCGCCTTGCGGGAATTCTGGCTGACCGACCCGGACCACCGGATCAAGTACGCCCACTTCCGGGCCAACTTTGTCTTCATGAATCTGGAGAAGCGGCGGTTGATGTCGATTCCCGAAGAACTGATCAGCCGCTTTGACTCGCCGCAGGAGAAGCGGCTGCCCCGCCTTGCCCAGCCCGCTGAAGTCACGGAGCCGGCCAAGGAGCAGGAGTACCGGGTGCGCTACTTTGACATCGACGTTAACCACCACGTCAACAACGCCCGCTACTTCGACTGGCTGCTGGATCCGCTGGGGAGCCAGTTCTTGCGGACTCACCACCTGACCAGAATGGCGATTAAGTATGAGCACGAGGTTCGCGAGGGTGCCACGGTCACCAGTCGCTGTCAGGTGCTTGACGAGCCAGGTCAGCTGACCAGCCGCCATGCGATCGTGGTGGACGGTCAGACCTGTGCCCAGGCCGAATTTCACTGGGCCTAA
- a CDS encoding cyclic-di-AMP receptor, with amino-acid sequence MKMLVVIVQSKDSNRLRKALTAANIQMTQLSTTGGFLREGNATFLIGIEDDRVQDVLDVIKKNAKSREQYITSQMHDVEGGSAFPVNVKVGGATVFVLPVDQFIKF; translated from the coding sequence ATGAAGATGCTCGTCGTGATTGTCCAATCCAAGGACAGCAACCGCCTGCGCAAGGCACTGACCGCCGCTAATATTCAGATGACCCAGCTTTCCACGACCGGGGGCTTTTTGCGTGAGGGCAACGCCACTTTCCTGATTGGAATTGAGGATGACCGGGTCCAGGATGTCCTGGACGTGATCAAGAAGAACGCCAAGTCGCGTGAACAGTACATCACGTCACAGATGCATGATGTCGAGGGCGGTTCGGCCTTCCCGGTCAACGTCAAGGTCGGGGGCGCCACCGTGTTCGTCCTGCCGGTTGATCAGTTTATCAAATTCTAA
- a CDS encoding YaaL family protein, translating to MLFKHPKHEIEKQRDQHLLSTIYAVKGSWDHAKETERAVYEANVSSELHDRAHMQEQKYLYLYRLARKYHVHGQLNQGVIGR from the coding sequence ATGCTGTTTAAGCATCCAAAACATGAAATTGAAAAGCAGCGCGACCAGCACCTCTTGAGCACGATCTATGCGGTCAAGGGCAGCTGGGACCATGCCAAGGAGACGGAGCGGGCGGTCTACGAGGCCAACGTCAGCTCTGAGCTTCACGACCGGGCCCACATGCAGGAGCAGAAGTACCTTTACCTGTACCGCCTGGCGCGCAAGTACCACGTTCACGGCCAGCTCAACCAGGGCGTGATTGGCCGCTAG
- a CDS encoding RNA degradosome polyphosphate kinase — protein MYKDFYKPENYVNRELSWIDFNGRVLGEAIDTNNPLLERANFLGITQSNVDEFFMVRVASLHKLAAANVTTTDASGLTPQEQLDAVNEKEHRMVEERYRVYNQEIIPQLAEQNITILHIADLDDKQYEFIRRYFNDELMPVLTPMADDSSRPFPFISNNSLNIAVQLRRDPEQRAESMKTKEILEGDQEVERHQNEPHDDSREADIKFATVRVPDIYKRLVRLPGENNFILIDELIKEFMSLLFPGYQIIKTATYRVMRDMDLDVAEEDTSDLLRAVKQQLRDREHGQVMRLEVEHDIDPWLENQLIDNLHVSERSLYRVDGPVDLTFLKKLSGMVDGHDDLRYKPYKSYLNPKMDMDHNIFQAIREKDYLMQHPYDSFDAVVNFVHQAALDPKVLAIKMTLYRVSGNSPIIKYLGMAAQRGKQVTVLVEVKARFDEQNNVRWAQRLEQMGCHVIYGLVGLKTHCKVTLVIRRDEDGLRRYMHLGTGNYNDVTAHFYTDMGLFTCDHEIGIDMTNLFNMLSGFARPPYFRQLRVSPDGIREFINQKIDEQIEVAKSGNPALIRMKMNSLSDKQIIARLYDAAANGVKIQLIVRGITCLRNDLPELHDNIEVHSIVGRFLEHSRIYYFKSNGHEEIYLASADMMTRNLNRRVEELYPVKEADTKARAIHILDAMWRDNTKARILEGDHYERIDRGDAQPFNSQEYFVAEAEKMYKQEHHQRKNQRHLSTVFETLSKHVPSLHLDHGKDDSND, from the coding sequence ATGTACAAAGATTTCTATAAACCAGAAAACTATGTCAACCGGGAGTTGAGCTGGATCGACTTCAACGGCCGGGTCCTCGGTGAGGCAATCGACACCAACAACCCGTTGCTGGAACGAGCTAACTTCCTGGGAATCACGCAGAGCAACGTTGACGAATTCTTCATGGTCCGGGTGGCTTCCCTCCACAAACTGGCCGCTGCCAACGTCACGACGACCGATGCTTCCGGCCTGACGCCGCAGGAGCAATTGGATGCCGTCAACGAAAAGGAGCACCGGATGGTTGAGGAGCGTTACCGGGTCTACAACCAGGAGATCATCCCCCAGCTGGCAGAGCAAAACATCACCATTCTGCATATCGCCGACCTTGACGACAAGCAGTACGAATTCATCCGCCGGTACTTCAACGACGAACTGATGCCGGTGCTAACGCCGATGGCCGACGACAGCTCCCGGCCGTTCCCGTTTATCTCCAACAACTCCTTGAACATCGCCGTTCAGCTGCGTCGCGACCCGGAGCAGCGGGCTGAGTCGATGAAGACCAAGGAGATCCTGGAAGGGGACCAGGAAGTCGAACGCCACCAGAATGAGCCGCACGACGATTCCCGGGAGGCCGACATCAAGTTTGCCACCGTCCGGGTTCCGGACATTTACAAGCGGCTGGTGCGCCTGCCGGGTGAGAACAACTTCATCCTGATCGACGAGTTGATCAAGGAATTCATGTCCCTGCTCTTCCCGGGCTACCAGATCATCAAGACGGCAACCTACCGGGTCATGCGGGACATGGACCTCGATGTGGCCGAAGAAGATACCTCCGACCTGCTGCGGGCCGTTAAGCAGCAGCTGCGTGATCGGGAGCACGGTCAGGTAATGCGGCTAGAGGTCGAACACGACATCGACCCGTGGCTGGAAAACCAATTGATCGACAACCTCCACGTCAGCGAGCGGTCCCTCTACCGGGTGGACGGGCCGGTTGACCTGACCTTCCTGAAGAAATTATCTGGAATGGTCGACGGCCACGACGACCTGCGCTACAAGCCGTACAAGTCCTACCTCAACCCAAAGATGGACATGGATCACAACATTTTCCAGGCCATTCGGGAAAAGGACTACCTGATGCAGCACCCGTACGACAGCTTTGACGCCGTCGTCAACTTTGTCCACCAGGCAGCCCTCGATCCGAAGGTACTGGCGATCAAGATGACCCTCTACCGGGTTTCCGGCAATTCGCCAATCATCAAGTACCTGGGGATGGCCGCCCAGCGGGGCAAGCAGGTCACCGTCCTGGTCGAAGTCAAGGCCCGGTTCGACGAGCAAAACAACGTTCGGTGGGCCCAGCGGCTGGAACAGATGGGCTGCCACGTTATCTACGGTCTGGTTGGCCTGAAGACTCACTGTAAGGTCACCCTGGTCATTCGGCGGGACGAGGACGGCCTGCGGCGTTACATGCACCTGGGAACGGGGAACTACAACGACGTCACCGCTCATTTCTACACCGATATGGGCCTCTTCACCTGCGACCACGAGATCGGCATCGACATGACCAACCTCTTCAACATGCTGTCCGGGTTCGCCCGGCCGCCGTACTTCCGGCAGCTGCGGGTTTCACCGGACGGGATCCGGGAATTCATCAACCAGAAGATCGACGAGCAAATCGAGGTGGCCAAGAGCGGCAACCCGGCCCTGATCCGGATGAAGATGAACTCACTCTCCGACAAACAGATTATTGCCCGGCTCTATGATGCCGCCGCTAACGGGGTTAAGATCCAGCTGATCGTCCGGGGGATCACCTGCCTGAGAAACGATTTGCCGGAACTGCACGACAACATCGAGGTGCACTCCATCGTCGGCCGCTTCCTCGAGCACTCGCGGATCTACTACTTCAAGAGCAACGGTCACGAGGAAATCTACCTGGCCAGTGCCGACATGATGACCCGGAACCTGAACCGGCGGGTGGAAGAACTCTATCCGGTCAAGGAGGCGGACACCAAGGCCCGGGCAATCCACATTCTGGACGCGATGTGGCGTGACAACACCAAGGCCCGGATCCTGGAAGGGGACCACTACGAGCGGATTGACCGTGGGGATGCCCAGCCGTTCAACTCTCAGGAATACTTTGTGGCCGAGGCAGAAAAAATGTACAAGCAGGAACACCACCAACGCAAGAACCAGCGGCACCTGTCAACGGTCTTCGAGACCCTGAGCAAGCACGTGCCGTCACTGCACCTCGACCACGGGAAGGATGATTCTAATGACTAA
- the holB gene encoding DNA polymerase III subunit delta' → MTTSAQPRAEQLQPQVVERLKQVLNHHELAHAYLLVGPTGSGKGEIARWLALRLFCLHPVNNEPDLTCAECQRILTGNHPDIVTAAATGRQIKVDEIRHLKAEFTKSAMEGDQKIFIIRDAEKMTTGAANSLLKFIEEPGPGVYILMLTSNKSAVLPTIRSRTQVIEMQPLPRAALLEELAKAEVPLEQRSVAVGLTDSITEVQNWCQDNWLGQAIAGVSKWYNQVSQGNMLAFVSVQTVIQKLATDRERQQVLLDLITLIWRDTLLVANGITGDDRLHFIGAQSQLQAVAGQYTMAQLLAVSQLTLGIRHQLSQNINFQNIVEQLTIQIVQTLRGQKHE, encoded by the coding sequence GTGACAACGAGTGCACAGCCACGGGCAGAACAGCTTCAGCCTCAAGTCGTTGAGCGATTAAAGCAGGTTTTAAATCATCATGAACTGGCCCACGCCTACCTGCTGGTGGGACCCACCGGCTCGGGCAAGGGAGAAATCGCGCGGTGGCTTGCCCTGCGCCTTTTCTGTCTGCACCCGGTGAACAATGAGCCGGACCTAACCTGTGCGGAGTGTCAGCGGATTCTGACTGGCAACCATCCAGACATCGTGACGGCCGCGGCCACGGGGCGGCAGATCAAGGTTGACGAGATTCGCCACCTGAAGGCCGAATTTACCAAGAGCGCGATGGAGGGCGACCAGAAGATCTTCATCATCCGGGACGCGGAGAAGATGACCACCGGGGCGGCCAACAGCCTGCTCAAGTTCATCGAGGAGCCCGGCCCGGGAGTCTACATCCTGATGCTGACTAGCAACAAGAGCGCCGTCTTGCCAACGATCCGCTCCCGGACCCAGGTAATCGAGATGCAGCCCTTGCCGCGAGCAGCGCTCTTAGAAGAGCTGGCCAAGGCAGAGGTGCCACTTGAGCAACGGTCCGTGGCGGTCGGCCTGACCGACTCGATCACTGAGGTGCAGAATTGGTGCCAAGACAATTGGCTCGGCCAAGCGATTGCCGGCGTCAGTAAATGGTACAATCAGGTCAGCCAGGGGAACATGTTGGCCTTTGTCTCGGTCCAGACCGTAATTCAAAAGCTGGCCACGGATCGGGAGAGGCAGCAGGTGCTTCTCGACCTGATCACCCTGATTTGGCGTGACACCCTCCTGGTAGCCAACGGCATTACCGGTGATGACCGCTTGCACTTCATCGGCGCCCAGTCGCAATTGCAGGCGGTGGCCGGCCAGTACACGATGGCCCAGCTGCTAGCGGTCAGTCAGCTGACCCTGGGGATTCGCCACCAGCTCAGCCAGAACATTAACTTTCAAAACATTGTTGAACAATTGACGATTCAGATCGTCCAGACCTTGCGGGGGCAAAAGCATGAGTGA
- the tmk gene encoding dTMP kinase, producing MKGKFISFEGSDGAGKTSVLRAIRADLEKQLGDAAVMYTREPGGDHISEQIRQILMDSENTAMDARTEALLFAAARRQHVVADLKPALAAGKVILCDRYVDSSIAYQGAARHLGEQEVWQINQFAIDGLMPELTIYLDIPTELGLKRIATHRTDEVNRLDKEQLDFYHAVRHSYLRLAEKEPARIKTINASQSLDRVIADVKAAMHAKFTDLFANEF from the coding sequence ATGAAGGGAAAATTTATTTCTTTTGAAGGGTCCGATGGTGCCGGAAAGACCAGTGTTCTGCGGGCAATCCGGGCCGACCTGGAAAAGCAGTTGGGAGATGCAGCGGTCATGTACACCCGGGAGCCGGGCGGTGACCACATCTCGGAACAGATTCGCCAGATCCTGATGGACAGCGAGAACACCGCCATGGACGCCCGCACCGAGGCGCTGCTCTTTGCGGCGGCCCGGCGCCAGCACGTGGTCGCCGACCTCAAGCCGGCCCTGGCGGCGGGGAAGGTGATCCTGTGTGATCGCTACGTCGATAGTTCGATTGCCTACCAGGGAGCGGCCCGCCACCTTGGTGAGCAGGAGGTCTGGCAGATCAACCAGTTTGCCATCGACGGACTGATGCCGGAGTTGACGATCTACCTGGACATCCCGACCGAACTGGGCTTAAAGCGGATCGCCACCCACCGGACGGATGAGGTCAACCGTTTGGATAAGGAACAGCTGGACTTCTACCACGCGGTTCGCCATTCTTACCTGCGCCTGGCGGAGAAAGAACCGGCGCGAATTAAGACGATTAACGCCAGCCAATCCCTTGACCGGGTGATTGCCGACGTCAAGGCCGCCATGCACGCCAAGTTTACCGATCTATTTGCCAATGAATTCTAA
- a CDS encoding DNA replication initiation control protein YabA produces the protein MSEQKANENIYDRFAQVTKQTRELVANMEQLQNQITEVLEQNVELSIENDHLRQAIKKMKDANGEPQLSGSRQNLKELYQQGFHVCSEYFGKRLAPGESCAFCTDVIFGHDPDQAK, from the coding sequence ATGAGTGAACAAAAAGCAAATGAGAATATTTATGACCGCTTTGCCCAGGTGACCAAGCAGACCCGGGAATTGGTGGCCAACATGGAGCAGCTGCAGAATCAGATTACCGAGGTTCTGGAGCAAAACGTGGAGCTTTCCATCGAAAACGACCACCTGCGCCAAGCAATCAAGAAGATGAAGGATGCCAACGGGGAACCGCAGCTGTCGGGCTCACGGCAGAACTTAAAGGAGCTCTACCAGCAGGGCTTCCACGTCTGCAGCGAATACTTCGGCAAACGACTGGCCCCCGGCGAGTCCTGTGCCTTCTGCACCGACGTGATTTTCGGCCATGATCCGGACCAAGCAAAGTAG
- a CDS encoding YbaB/EbfC family nucleoid-associated protein, translating to MMRGMNMQQMMKQAKAMQKKMMAEHEELTKQEFVGKAPDDMVTATFTGDNKLVDLKINKEAVDPDDIDMLQDLVVAAINDGISKVNDATQKSLGKYTNGMGM from the coding sequence ATGATGCGCGGAATGAACATGCAACAGATGATGAAGCAGGCCAAGGCAATGCAAAAGAAAATGATGGCCGAACACGAGGAACTGACCAAGCAGGAATTTGTCGGCAAGGCCCCCGATGACATGGTAACTGCCACCTTCACCGGTGATAACAAGCTGGTCGACCTCAAGATCAACAAGGAGGCCGTTGATCCCGACGATATCGACATGCTCCAGGACCTGGTCGTTGCCGCAATCAATGACGGTATCAGCAAGGTTAATGATGCCACGCAGAAGTCCCTGGGCAAGTACACCAACGGGATGGGGATGTAA
- a CDS encoding Ppx/GppA family phosphatase — protein sequence MTNNLAVIDLGSNSVRLKISELTKDGQAVTKHYEKRYVRLSSQMGPEKVLKAEPMDRTVAALRDFRQICDQYDHGRIVAVATAAVRQAKNQQEFLDRVQQETGFKFRVITGEQEAYLDYVGVARTLPIDRGIIIDTGGASMELIAVDNGAAEETVSIPIGSVTLSQRYQLGDVINAADLFDAMVEVDEILSHQRWLNRFRDTRIVALGGSNRALGKIYRWRNAVDGKPAPIHGLTMSSQTAFGIMHQLVEADQESRAQMRGVMKARADVIVGGLLPLLALMRQLAIDSVSFSNSGLREGILFKYVEHAFDMDNLETL from the coding sequence ATGACTAATAACCTGGCCGTGATTGACCTGGGTTCCAATTCGGTTCGTCTCAAGATCAGCGAGCTGACCAAGGATGGGCAGGCGGTGACCAAGCACTACGAGAAGCGCTACGTCCGCCTGTCATCCCAGATGGGGCCGGAAAAGGTCCTGAAGGCCGAGCCGATGGACCGCACCGTGGCGGCCCTGCGCGACTTCCGCCAGATTTGTGACCAGTATGACCACGGCCGGATCGTGGCGGTGGCCACCGCGGCGGTTCGCCAGGCCAAAAACCAGCAGGAATTTCTGGACCGGGTGCAACAAGAGACTGGCTTTAAGTTTCGGGTGATCACCGGCGAACAGGAGGCCTACCTGGATTACGTCGGTGTTGCCCGGACCCTGCCGATTGACCGTGGGATCATCATCGATACCGGTGGGGCCAGCATGGAGCTGATTGCCGTCGACAACGGGGCGGCCGAGGAAACGGTCAGCATCCCGATCGGTTCGGTGACCTTGTCGCAGCGCTACCAGCTCGGTGACGTGATCAACGCGGCTGACCTCTTTGACGCCATGGTCGAGGTCGATGAGATCCTGTCCCACCAGCGCTGGCTCAACCGCTTCCGTGACACCCGAATCGTGGCCCTCGGTGGCAGCAACCGGGCCCTTGGTAAAATTTACCGCTGGCGCAATGCCGTCGACGGCAAACCGGCCCCAATCCACGGACTGACGATGAGCTCACAGACGGCCTTTGGCATCATGCACCAGCTGGTCGAGGCCGATCAGGAGAGCCGTGCCCAAATGCGAGGCGTCATGAAGGCCCGGGCCGACGTGATCGTCGGTGGCCTCTTACCGCTCTTGGCCCTGATGCGTCAGCTGGCGATCGATAGCGTCAGTTTTAGCAATAGCGGCCTGCGGGAGGGGATCCTCTTCAAGTACGTTGAGCACGCCTTTGACATGGATAATTTAGAAACCCTCTAA